The region GAACTTTGTCGGAGACGGGTGAAACACTTCTTGTCTAACCTCCCACGGGTTCGGGGCATGTTAATTCTTCTGAGGGTGCTGCGTGCAAGAGTTGATGTCTTCTGGCGTAAGGCAACCGCTGGCAATGAGAAAGTTGGTGGCGGCATCTGATCGGGACTGGGCGAGCGTTGAAGGGAGCGGTATCGGACATCTGGTCCTCTTCCTCGAAGCAAATGCGGGCTCTCAGACGATACTGCAGAACGCCTTCCCGCTGATAGCCGTCGCCTTTTCCGACGAGGGCGAAGCTGATCTCATGGAGAGCCTGGCGCTCCTCCGGTCGCTGGCGACTGTCCCCGAGATTCCGGTCCAGCGGCTCGACGTCAAAAACGCGCAGGACAGTTGTGCGCTCATCCGCAAGCTGGTGGAGGGCGGGGTAGGTCGGCTCGCCCGGCACACCGCCTCAATCACCTCGGAGCTCGCAATCCTGAGGCGGGAGCGTGAGACCTTGCTGGAAAACTACCGTGCGCTGGAAGATGCTTTTCAGTCGCGGAATTGGGAGCCAGTTTCAGAGATCTTCGCCCATGACCCTTATGCCGACCCAAAGGACGAGGGTATCGGGCAACTTCTCGCCAGCGCCTACGTCGAGCAGCTGCTGCCCGTATCAAGCCTCGGTGTGGCCGGCCTCGCCCTCCACCTCCATTCTGTGCCGAAGGGCAGCGGCGAACTCGTCGCCACGTTGAGCTATCTCGAGAGCGGCGAGGGCGTGGCCGAATGGACGGTACCCTATGCACAGCTCGTTCCGAACTGGAACTTCTTCTCTCTTCCGCGCGCTTGCGGGGGTGCGGCGAGAACGCTTCGGCTGCGGATCTCCGCGACCGGACCTGATACGGTGGGTCTTTCACTCGGATATCCGATCGCGAGCGAACGATATACCGCCCGGTCGGAGGTTCCGCATTCCGATCTCGATCTGCGCCCTCTCGCATTCCGTGTGTTCACGGGACTGCCCGGGGTCAAGCCCGCCCGCATACCCAATATGATCGCGCCGAGCAGTCTCCTCGACGGCCAATATATCCTCGATTATCGCCTGGCGGTCGATGTATTGAGCCAGATCGTTGATGTTTCGGTCACTCCCATGGTGCCGGAATTCCAGACAGTGCGCTTCCTCGAACATGAACACGCCGTGGTGTGCCACCCGCTGCCAAGCGGTATATCCGCCGGGGCGATCAGTCGAGCAGTTGAACCCGGGACGATTTCCTTCTTCGCAAACGCCGTGATCGACCATCCCGAAGGCGCCCCTGCTGCGGTCAGTTTCCTGCTCGCCCCGGCCAATTCGAATGCACGCTCCGAGGTGGCGGAACTCGCGCGGAAGGGCTCGGCTAAGCCATCGGCGTTCTTCAGCGGCTGGCGTGAGGTCGGTCCCAACCAGGCCATCAGCATCAACATCCAGCTGGATGAGCCGGTGCGCGAGCCGATGGATCTCATGATACTTAGCCGTGCCGTCACGGATTCGGTCGATTTTTCCTGGCTCAAAGTCTCGGGTTTCAGGCTGGTCAAGCAATCCGCGGAGGGCTCCTATGTCCGGCAGTAGGGAACTTCCGGACCTGATTGCGGTTGCCATGCCGCTTTACGGCCATGCCGCCCTTGCCCTGGAGGCAATCGAGTCCGTGCTGGCCTCGGATCTCGCGAAGTGCAGACTTGCCATCGTTATCTCGGTCGATGGCGATCCGCGGCACGAGACATTCGATCAGCTGCTGCTCTACGCGGCAGCCCATCCCGCGGTTCATGTCCTGTTCGGTCAGAACGCTGGACCGGGCGGTGCCCGCAACCGCGCGATCGAGCACGTGCTCCAACATCTGCCCGAAGCACGGGCGGTCTACTTCCTCGACGCCGACAACCGCGTGCTTCCGGGCACCGTCGAGACTTTGTACGATCAACTGCTCTCCAGCGGTTGCGGTTGGGTCTACACCAATATCGATACGTTCTCCGTGAGCTGGCGGGCTCACTATGGCAATCGCTACTCGCGGCTCGTTCACTGCATCACCGACAATATCTGCGACACTGGCTCGATGATCTCGATCGATGTATTCCGTGCAGGTGTCCGCTTCAACGACGACAGACAGAACGGTTTCGAGGACTGGGAGTTCTGGCTGTCCTGCATCGAGCACGGCTTCGTCGGCACGCCCTGTCACGACACCATCTTCGAGTATCGGCTGAGGGCGGAAAGCCGCTTCAAGGAGGCCAATCGCGACCGCGCCGCCTCGGTGAGCTTCCTGCGAAAGCGCCACATGGCGTTGTTCCAGCGCCCGATGCTGGTGGATTTCGAACACGAGGAATGCCCGCGCTACCTGTTTGCGCGAACGGAAGATGCGGCGATCTCGTTCTTCACCGATCCGACCAAACCAACCGGGACGCTTCGCCTGGACGACATCATCCCCGCCTTCTGGGCAAGCATTGGTGAGCCCGACAATGTGCATTTCCCGCCATTCCTGGTCGCCGGTAGCGGTGCAACGCTCGACTTGCTGCGACGCTCGCGCATGCTGCCGAACGTGCT is a window of Sinorhizobium numidicum DNA encoding:
- a CDS encoding DUF6212 domain-containing protein, which produces MSSGVRQPLAMRKLVAASDRDWASVEGSGIGHLVLFLEANAGSQTILQNAFPLIAVAFSDEGEADLMESLALLRSLATVPEIPVQRLDVKNAQDSCALIRKLVEGGVGRLARHTASITSELAILRRERETLLENYRALEDAFQSRNWEPVSEIFAHDPYADPKDEGIGQLLASAYVEQLLPVSSLGVAGLALHLHSVPKGSGELVATLSYLESGEGVAEWTVPYAQLVPNWNFFSLPRACGGAARTLRLRISATGPDTVGLSLGYPIASERYTARSEVPHSDLDLRPLAFRVFTGLPGVKPARIPNMIAPSSLLDGQYILDYRLAVDVLSQIVDVSVTPMVPEFQTVRFLEHEHAVVCHPLPSGISAGAISRAVEPGTISFFANAVIDHPEGAPAAVSFLLAPANSNARSEVAELARKGSAKPSAFFSGWREVGPNQAISINIQLDEPVREPMDLMILSRAVTDSVDFSWLKVSGFRLVKQSAEGSYVRQ